A stretch of DNA from Pasteurellaceae bacterium RH1A:
GGGTTCTTGCCCAAGGTTTCAGGGTCGTAGCTGCAGAAAATGGTGGTAATCTTACCGCTTGCATCCTTTTCCACTCGTTCAGCTTTAATCACATAGGCATTACGCAAACGCACTTCCTTGCCTAGCACCAAGCGTTTGTAGTGCTTGTTGGCCTCTTCACGGAAATCGGCTTCGTCAATGTAAAGCTCTTTAGTAAAAGGCAGTTGGCGGTCGCCTAATTCTGGACGATTTGGGTGGTTTGGTGCGGTTAAGAGTTCCTCACCCTCAAAGTTTTCAATCACCACTTTTACTGGGTTGATCACAGCCATAGCCCGAGGGGCATTTTCGTTAAGATCTTCACGAATACAGGCCTCAAGGGCAGAGTATTCCACCACGTTGTCCTGCTTGGTCACCCCGATACGGCGGCAGAATTCACGCAGGGAGGCAGGCGTGTAGCCACGGCGGCGTAGGCCAGAAATGGTCGGCATACGCGGGTCGTTCCAGCCATCTACAATCCCATCTTGCACTAGCTTGAGTAACTTACGCTTAGAGGTCAGCGTGCCCTCTAAATTGAGGCGAGAGAACTCGTACTGGTGCGGCAGTGGCCGCTCAATCGAAATGTTTTCCAGCACCCAGTCGTAAAGACGGCGGTTGTCTTGGAATTCCAGGGTACAGAGCGAGTGGGTAATGCGTTCGATGGCATCGGAAATACAGTGGGTGAAGTCGTACATTGGGTAAATGCACCACTTGTCGCCTGTTTGGTGGTGGCTGGCGAATTTAATGCGGTAAATGACTGGGTCACGCATCACAATAAAAGGGGAAGCCATATCAATCTTAGCCCGTAAGCAGGCCTTGCCCTCTTCAAACTCGCCATTTTTCATTTTCTCAAAGAGAGCCAAATTCTCTTCAACCGAGCGGTCACGATAAGGACTGTTCTTGCCTGGTTCGGTCAGGGTTCCACGGTATTCACGAATTTGGTCTGGCGAAAGCTCGTCCACATAGGCCAGGCCCTTTTCGATTAACTCAATGGCATAGGCGTAGAGTTGATCGAAGTAGTCAGAGGCATAGCGTGGTTCGCCCTCCCATTTAAAGCCCAACCATTCTACATCGGCCTTGATGGAATCCACATATTCCACATCTTCTTTAACAGGGTTGGTGTCGTCAAAACGCAGATTACAAAGGCCCTGATAGTCACGGGCAATGCCGAAGTTGAGGCAGATAGATTTGGCGTGGCCAATGTGTAAATAGCCGTTTGGCTCAGGCGGGAAGCGGGTGTAAACGTTATTATGTTTACCTGTTTTTAAGTCTTCATCAATAATATGGGTAATAAAGTTGGCACGAGGTTCGTTCTCGTTATGTAAAATTGTATCGCTCATTGTTCAACCTTTTTTAAGAAAATATTGCACCGTATTCTACACGTTTTTAGGCCTAATTCAATTCTCAAGGCCTGCCTATGGCAATAAAAAAAGCCACCGCAAAGGGTGGCTCAAGGAAGGAATTTGCTTAGGGCATATCCTCAATTTGCTCACGGCGGTATTTTCGGCAAAAATTCGTCATCTACTTTGTCAAAAATACTCGCCAAATTTCAATTTGTCTGCGTTTTTTTCCTCGTATCTGTCGCTTTTTGCTCGAAAAACCGACTCGTTTTCAAATTGAGGACACGCCCTAGTTTCTGATTTTTAAGAAACGTAAGATATAAATCAATAAACTTGCACCTAGCACGCCGAAGAGGAGGCCTGAGAAGGTGAAGGCGCCTGCTGCTTGGGCAGAACCGATGCCGAGTAGGTCGCCAAAGACCCAGCGGCCTAAAGAAGAACCGACAATACCGATGATGATGTTCATCAACAAGCCCATATCACTTTTCATTACTTTTTCGGCAATCCAACCAATGAGTGCACCGACAATAATTGCTGCAATCCAGCCCATAAAATACTCCTATAAGTCGTGAAAATGAAAGAAAATGCTTTTTTTGTGTGATGATAACGCTGTTACCAGACCCTTAAAAAGTAACATAAATTTTACAATTAAACAAGGCCAGAACCTTAAACCAAGTTAAACTTGGGTTAAGTCAAAGCGGATTTTTGTAAAAATTCCCCCAAAACCCACCGCTTGTTGCCTATCCATTTGAGCCAAAATCGCCTATAATTGTCTGTATTTTTATTTATAGGTAGTTAAAAAATGTCTGAACAAGAAAATCAAGAAATCGATCTGAACGGCGAAATGTTGGCCCGCCGTGAAAAATTAGCCGAACTCCGCCGCCGTGGCAATGCTTTCCCCAATACCTTCCGCCGTGAACACAAGGCAGCCGACCTGCACGCCCAATACGACAGCCTTGACGGCGAAGCCCTCAAGGAACAGGAAATTCCAGCCGTAGTGGCAGGCCGGATTATGCTGCGCCGTGCCATGGGCAAGGCCACCTTTATTACCATCCAAGATGTCAGCGGCCAAATCCAGCTCTATGTGGCCCGTGATAGCCTGCCAGAGGGCGAATATGCCAACACGGTTGCTATGTTGGACTTGGGCGATATTATCGGCGTGAAAGGCACGCTCTTTAAAACCAAAACTGGCGAATTAACCGTGCGTGCCAGCGAGCTACAAATTCTTACCAAGGCCCTACGCCCACTGCCAGACAAGCACAAGGGCTTGACCGACCAAGAAACCCGATACCGTCAGCGTTATTTAGATCTGATTGCCAATGAAGAATCCCGCCGTGCCTTTATTATCCGCTCTAAAGTGGTGTCTGGCATTCGTCAATTCTTCCTTGATAAGGACTTTATTGAAGTCGAAACCCCAATGTTGCAAGTTATTCCAGGCGGTGCGGCAGCCAAGCCGTTTGTGACCCACCACAATGCCTTAGATGTGGATATGTACCTGCGAATTGCGCCAGAACTCTACCTCAAACGCCTGACTGTAGGCGGCTTTGAGCGGGTCTTTGAGCTTAACCGTAACTTCCGTAATGAAGGGGTGTCGGTACGCCACAATCCTGAATTCACCATGATTGAGTACTATCAGGCCTATGCCACCTACCACGATTTGATGGACAATACCGAAGAACTTCTGCGTAAACTGGCCATCGACATTCTAGGCACCACCACCGTGCCTTACGGCGAATATGTTTTTGACTTTGGTAAACCATTTGAGCGGATCACCATGCACGATGCCGTGGTTAAATATGGCAAGGGCATTAAACGTGAAGACCTAGATAACTTTGACAAGGCAGTGGAAATTGCCAAGGGCTTGGGTATTGAGATCCAAAAATCCTGGGGCTTGGGTTCAGTCGTCAATGCCATTTTTGAAGAAGTGGCCGAGCACCAACTCATTCAGCCAACCTTCCTCATGGCCCACCCAGCGGAAATTTCCCCACTGGCCCGCCGTAACGATGAAAACCCAGAGGTCACCGACCGCTTTGAACTCTTTATCGGCGGCCGTGAAATCGGCAACGGCTTCTCAGAATTAAATGATGCCGAAGATCAGGCCGAACGCTTCCAAGCCCAAGTGGCCGCAAAAGAAGCAGGCGATGACGAAGCCATGTTCTACGATGACGACTACATCGTCGCCCTCGAACACGGCCTGCCACCAACCGCAGGCGAAGGCTTAGGCATTGACCGCTTGGCCATGATCTACGCCAATGCCCCATCTATTCGGGATGTGATCCTCTTCCCAGCTATGCGGCAGAAATAAGATGTGCTTACTAGGCCCTGTTGAAAAACAGGGCTTTTTTATGCTGTTTTAGATAAAGGACAAGAAGAGAGTGGATTAAGATTTTTATAGAAAAGTCGTAATGGAGGCGTGTCCCGGAGTCGAACCGAGCTACATGGATTTGCAATCCAGTGCATAACCGCTTTGCTAACACGCCGATGAGGAGAAAAAATGGAGCGGGAAACGAGGCTCGAACTCGCGACCCCGACCTTGGCAAGGTCGTGCTCTACCAACTGAGCTATTCCCGCATTGAATTGTTCGAAAGAACAGGGCTGTATTTTACGAGTTTTGCCTTGGCTGTCAAATGGAATTTGATAAAAATCAGTTATGTGCCGAAAAAAAGGGCGTTATGGCGATTTTTTGGTAAATTTTGTTGCCTCTTGGCTTGAAAAGTTTTACTTTATTGAAAATCACTCTTATTTATTCTTTCTCTATTTTCAATAAAGGAGCCTCCTATGCGTTTAAAAACCTTAGCCATTGCTATTTCTAGTCTTTTTTTAGCCAGCCAAGTGAATGCGGCTGATTTTTCCAAGGAAACCGAAGCCTACAAGCAGTTTGTGATTGCCCAAATTGATAATTTAGTGACGGATACGGAAAAATTTGTTGGCTACCTCAAACAGGGCGATGTGCAAAAAGCCAAGCAAATTTACCCGCTTGCACGGATGTATTTTGAACGTTCCGAGCCTATTGCCGAGAGTTTTGGCGACTTAGACCCTCGCATTGATGCCCGTTTGGCGGATTTGGCTGAAGAGGGTAAAACTGAAAAAGATTGGTCTGGCTTCCACAAGATTGAGAAGGTGCTTTGGGAGCAAAACACCACCAAGGGCACAGAAGCAACGGCCGATCAGCTCTTAAAAGATGTTAAAGAATTACGGGCCAAGATCCCAACGGCAGAAGTGACGCCAGAGCTGATGATTACGGGGGCAGTGGACTTGCTCAATGAAGTTTCCACTTCAAAAGTGACCGGTGAGGAAGAAATTTTCTCTAAAACCGACCTTTACGACTTCAAGGCCAATATTGAGGGGGCGGAGAAGATTTTTGAGATCTTCCGCCCAGCTGTGGAAGCCAAAAATAAGGATTTAGCCAAGGATATTGAGAGCAAATTTGCCGCAGTCAATATGTTGTTAGATAAGCACAACCAGGCCAAGGGCAGCTTTGATTATGTGGGCTATGATAAACTGTCTGAAGCCGACATCAAGGCCCTAGCAGAAGCCGTGAATAAATTGGGCGAGCCGCTTGCCCAAATGGGTGTAATTTTAGAATAAGGACATCCTATGAGCACGCATCATGCCAATGAGCGGCGGGATTTCCTCAAACAAGCAACATTCCTCGGTGCTGGCCTTATGGCTGGCACCTCGGCCCTTGCCTTGGAACCTCGCCCTGCTCCTAAAATTCACAATGCCTTTCCTTTTTTCGGCCAGCACCAACAGGGCATTGCCACACCCGCCCAAAAGCATATCTATTTTATGGTCTTAGACCTCCACACCCAGGAGCTAGCACCCATCCAGCAAATGTTTAAGACCTGGACCCACTATGCCGCCCAGCTGACAAGCGGTAAAAATGTCAAAGAATATAGCAAAAATGCCTATGTGCCACCGGCCGATACGGGCGAAGCCGATGGGCTTAATCCATATAACCTAACCCTAACCTTTGGGGTAAGTAGCAGCTTCTTTGATAAGCTCCAACTTAATCAATATAAGCCTAAGGAACTGGCCGATCTGCCCCATTTCCCTCGGGATCAGCTCCAAGCTAACTACACAGGGGGCGATATTTGTATCCAAGCCTGTGCAGATGATCCCCAGGTGGCCTTTCATGCGGTGCGGAACCTTGTTCGAGTGGCCCGTAGCCACATTACCATGAAATGGAGCCAGATGGGCTTTAATTCCTTTGAGGGTTCAGACACGCCCCGCAATCTCTTTGGCTTTAAGGACGGCACGGCCAACTCCACTAAGCAAGAAGACTTGGATGCCACGGTTTGGGTGGACAGCCCAGATTGGCTAAGGGGCGGTTCCTACTTGGCCGTCCGCCGGATTAAGACCTTCCTAGAAACCTGGGACAGAACCAACCTCTTTTCCCAGGAAGAAACCTTCGGCCGCCACCGTGATACAGGCGCCCCAATCGGCAGCCACAAGGAATTTGACCCAGTTGATATTCATAAGAAGAACGATAAGGGCGAACCCCTTATCCCTGAGCCTTCCCACGTCCATTTGGCCAAAAAGGCCGGCGTGCCTATTTTACGCCGCTCCTTCTCCTATGCCAGCGGGGTGGATGACAAGGGCCAGTTTGATGCAGGCCTGCTTTTTATCTCCTTCCAAAAAGACCCGGCCCAGTTCATCAAGATCCAAAATACTTTTGGCAATATTGACAAGCTCAATGAATACATCACCCATATAGGCAGCGGTTTGTTTGCCTGCTTTGCGGGGGTAAAGGATGAGCAGGATTATTTGGGCAGAGCCTTGTTTGAGGCGGTGCAAGCAGGGTAGAAATAAGGGATTTATATCTTATTTGCCCCCCTCCGCCTTCGGCACCTCCCCCCGCAAGCGGGTGGAGGGAAGTCTATCTTGATTTTTCGCTCCCTCCGTTTACGGGGGGAGCTGCCCGAAGGGCTGAGGGGGAATCAGAGGGGTTTTATGCCTAAAATTATATTTTTAATATTGGCTTTCTTTAGCAGTACCTTAGCTTTCGCCAAGGTCGATACCAGCCCGCTTTTTGTGCATTTATCAGATGCCATGGCAGCGGTGAAGCGGCAGGATGCGGAGGCAGCCAAGCCCTATTTGCAGGCGCTTGAGCAGGGCTTCATCGCCCTGCCTGACCATACTTCTGCTGCAGGCAAGCAGGTGGAAAGTAGCCTGGCTCAGTCTTTAACCAGCCCAAACTTGGCCAACTTTGAGCAGCTTTCCAAGGCCCTTTATGCCTTTGAAAAGGAACAAAACCCGGTCGATTACACCCAAAAACGCCAGACCTTTGCCAAACGGGTGATGCCTGTTTACCAAAAGCTGCAACAAGCGGTGCAAAATCAGGAGTTATCTGCAATTCAGGCCGAATACAAGCGTTTTAACACCACTTGGACGATAAACGAAAAGGTGGTGCGGGAAACCAGCCTGGGCCATTATGGCCAAATTGAAACGGCCATTACCCTCTTGCGGATTGCCATGCTGTCGGAGCCGGCTAACTTTCCTGACATGGCTAAACAGGCCGAGGTGCTAGGCCAGGCACTGGCAGATTTCAAGGCGGGTAAGGTGCTTCAACCCCAACAATCTACGGTTGCCAATGCGCCACAAACCCTGCCTGAGGGCATTGCCTTGCTTGAGAAAAGCTACCGCCATTTTGAGCAAGATCAGCTGGAAGAGGGCAGAGCCGACATTACTCTCTTTATCCAGCAATGGGCTATTTTTGAAGGGGAAGTCCGCACCCGTGATGGAGGGCTTTATACCCGTGTAGAAAGCGACTTGCCGCTGATTATGGTGAAAGGCAATGAGCCGAGTAACCTGGCTCGTTTTCAAGGCCTGATCAGCGATCTCAATCGCCTAGATCTGGCCGGGGCTTATGGGGTGGTGGATGCCATGCTGATCCTGCTGCGTGAAGGCATAGAAGCCCTCCTCATCATTATGGCCCTGCTCACCGCCCTTAAGGCCGCCCAACAGCCCAAGGCCAAGCGTTGGGTTTATGCGGGAGCAGGTTTGGGACTTTTTGCCAGCCTGCTTGGGGCCATCGCCTTACAGCAGTTCTTTCCTGCCCTGTCAGCCGGCACTAGCCGAGAAATTTTAGAGGGCGTTGTGGGGATTGTGGCCGTGGTTATGATGCTCTTTGTTGGCGCCTGGCTGCATAGCAAATCTTCCCTTCTTGGCTGGAAACGTTTTATCGACAAACAGGTCGCCCAGGCCCTGGCCACGGGCAGTTTGGTGTCTATGCTAACGCTCAGCTTCCTCTCCGTCTTTCGAGAGGGGGCAGAAACCATTCTCTTCTATGCGGGTATGATGCCCCTCATTAGCCTTGAGGATCTGCTCTTAGGCATTGGGCTGGCCTTGGTCTTGCTTGGCTTGATCGCCTTACTTATCAAGCAAACCGCCCAATGGCTGCCCCTTCATCATCTTTTTAAGGCCATGACCGCACTTATCTACCTCTTGGGCTTTAAGATCTTGGGGGTTAGCGTTCACGCTCTACAACTGACCAATGTTTTCCCAACCAGCCTAGTTGAAGGCCTGCCTAATCTCCCGCTGATTGGCTTTTACGCCAACTGGCAAGGCATAGGGGCGCAGGTGGTTTATTTGATTTTAATTCCTGTGGTTGCAAGAATGTTTAGAAAATAGACCGCTTGTAGCCTTAGAGGTTGTTGATAATTCAAGAAAAATGCTTGTTAGATAAGAAATAGGGAAGTGAAAACCTGTGAGATCCACTCCCCTCTTTAGCAAAGAGGGGCAGGGGGAGATTTGGCAGAAGAAATAGCAACGAGAGATCTAGGCATATAGGACAAAATAGTTGGTCTTTTTGCACTTTATGCCTCTATAGGACAAAAAAGTTGGTAAAGATTATTTTAACAGATCCTTACCAACTCTTTTTGTTCAAAAAGTCCTGTATAAACAAGATCTTATGCTTTCTTGTTAAACCGCTGTGCGGACGTAATTTGTCTTTTAGTTCCTTAAATAAACCTTCAATCCTATTTGTTGTCTTTTCAATATTTAATTCAGGATATTTCTCATAAGTAAAAATATATTCATAATAACGCTTAATACTCGCAGCAGCACTTCTTACACTTCGATGTTTATAAGGGTATTTCCCTTTTTCATTTGGTTTATCTGACCGTTCACTTAAAAACTCCTGGTGTTTTCTCTTCCATTCATATATTTTTAAATAAAATTCATTTTTAGAGCTGGTTTTAAGCGTCTTAATAATACTTTTTAATTCTCTTCCTGCATGTGATTGATGTTTTTTTCTCAATGCCCTCATTACGATTGCTACAAGATGAAACTGACACATCTGTGTTGGTGTATTGAACAAATCTTTTAAGAGGCCTCTACGCCCATCACAGGTAACTGATTGAATAATATAATTTCTTTCCCTTAAACGGTTCATGGCCTTCTTGTAATAGATATCTTTTTCTGTTTTGACTATTTGGTGATAAACCACCTTTTTTGTAGAGCTATCAATAAACACCATTACACCAAAATCTCGGTGAAAGAATGTTGTATCAATAATTAAGTTCAAGTATGTATTTTGAGGTTTATTTAAGGAGGATTTAGGGTGCTTCTCTAAATATCTTCGAATAGTTCGAGAAGAGCAAGAATATTTTTCTGCTAACTGTACTTGTGTTTGTTTTCCAGATGAATAATCAAGCCAAATTTTTTCAGGATCTAATTTATTCTTAAAGGTAAATGTTTTATTACAGCTAAGACATTTGTAACGCTGTACATTATTTTGTTTGCCATACTTCTGGATCGGGGAATGTTGGCAGAAAGGACAGTTTTTTGTGCATATTTCAAAAAGAGGGCTTAAAGCCTTGTACTATAAGGCTTTAAGCCACTTTTTACCAACTATTTTGTCCTATATGCCGAGATCTATTTTCGGAGAAAAAACAAACAAGATAATTTCTTACTAATTATTCCCTCACTCCGCTATCACTACTGCCAAATCTCCCCTGCCCCCTCTTTGCTAAAGAGGGGAATTACATCTCTAGTTCATCAGAGATCACGACAACCGCAAATTTTTCCGAATTATCAACAACCCCTAGGCAATTTCCTTAAATTGGATAAGCCCATTTTGGCTGTAGTCGGTCAAGTCTTCTTCATCTTGCACCACTGGCGTATTGGGAATATCAGCCTTGTCGAAGGCGATGTCTCCTTCAAGGCCCTCAATCAGCTGGCCGCGTTTAAGCCCTTTAAAATCAAAGAGTTTTGGGTCACAAAGGTGCGATGGCGTGATGTTTTGTAGGGCGCTGAACATGGTTTCAATCCGTCCTGGGTAGAGCCTGTCCCAGTTTTGGAGCATTTCCTTGACCACCTGGCGTTGCAGGTTGGGCTGGGAGCCGCAGAGGTTACATGGAATAATGGGGAACTGCTTGGCCTCGGCATAGCGTTCGATGTCCTTTTCCTTGCAGTAGGCTAGGGGGCGGATAACAATCTGCTTGCCATCGTCACTAATAAGTTTGGGCGGCATACTTTTCATCTTGCCGCCATAGAACATATTAAGAAAGAGGGTTTCCAGCATATCATCACGGTGGTGGCCCAGGGCGATTTTGGTCGCACCCAGTTCGGTTGCGGTGCGGTAGAGAATGCCACGGCGCAGGCGGGAGCAGAGCGAGCAGGTGGTTTTGCCCTCAGGGATTTTTTCTTTCACGATCCCGTAGGTGTTTTCTTCCACAATCTTATAATCCACCCCAATACTCTTGAGATATTCAGGTAAGATATGCTCAGGAAAGCCGGGCTGCTTTTGGTCTAGATTGACGGCCACGATGTCAAAATGGATAGGGGCATTAAGGCGGAGGTTGAGCAAAATATCCAAGAGGGTGTAGCTGTCCTTGCCGCCCGAGAGGCAGACCATCACCTTGTCGCCCTCTTCAATCATATTGAAATCAGCAATGGCATTGCCCACATTGCGGCGGAGTCTTTTATGTAACTTGTTGATGTTATAGGCAATTTTCTTTTCGTCTTTGGAGGTTTGTTCTAAATGCATGGCTTAATAAATGGGGTTTTAAAAAAGAATGGTGCATAGTAAAGATTTGGCTATTTTTTGCAAGGGTTAAGTGTTGATTTGGCGCAGATAAATTTGCAAAAAATTGATGAAAATAAACCGCTTGTTTGATGCAATCGTTTGCTTAAGTGGGTTAATTTGGGTAAAATCTCGCCCTCTTTTTTATTCGAGGTCTCCTTATGTCTTTATTTCAACTTGAAGCCCGTGGCTCTTCTGTTCGTCAGGAAGTGGTTGCAGGCTTAACCACCTTCTTGGCCATGGTCTATTCGGTTATCGTTGTGCCTAATATGCTCAGTGCCGCTGGCTTTCCTGCCGATTCAGTCTTTATCGCCACCTGTTTGGTGTCGGGCTTGGGGTCGATTTTGATTGGCCTGTGGGCCAACGTGCCCATGGCCATTGGTGCGGCCATTTCCCTAACCGCCTTTACTGCCTTTAGCCTGGTGCTGGGCCAGGGTATTTCTATTCCTGTTGCCTTGGGGGCCATTTTCCTGATGGGGGTGGTCTTTACCCTGGTTTCGGTAACAGGCATTCGGGCCTGGATTCTCCGTAACCTGCCTGCCAGCATTGCCCATGGGGCGGGGATTGGTATTGGCCTCTTCCTCTTGCTTATCGCCGCTAACGGCGTAGGCCTGGTTGTGGGTAACCAAGCTGGCCTGCCGGTCAAGATGGGCGAGTTTACCTCCTTCCCTGTGCTGATGGCCTTGCTTGGCCTGGCTGCCATTATTGGCTTGGAACGTTTGCAGGTCAAAGGCTCTATCCTTTGGGTGATTATTGCCATCACGGTGATTGGTTTGATTTTTGACCCTAATGTAAAATTCAGCGGCCAGATTTTTAAAATGCCAAGTTTTGGGGAAAACTCCCTCTTCCTTAATTTGGATCTTATGGGCGCCCTTAACACGGCCATTCTGCCTGTGGTGTTTGCCCTGGTGATGACGGCCATTTTTGATGCCACAGGCACCATTCGTGCAGTGGCAGGCCAGGCCAACTTGTTAGACAAGGACGGCCAGATTATTAACGGCGGCCGTGCCTTGACCTCCGACTCCTTGGGCAGCGTGCTGTCTGGCCTCTTCGGCACAGCCCCTGCTGCGGTTTATATTGAGTCTGCCGCAGGCACTGCCGTGGGTGGCAAAACAGGCTTAACCGCGGTTGTGGTGGGCGTGCTTTTCCTACTTATGCTCTTCTTCCAGCCGCTGGCCTTCTTGGTGCCTGGCTATGCCACCGCCCCTGCCCTTATGTATGTGGGCTTGCTCATGTTAAGCAATGTGTCTAAATTGGATTTTGAGGATTTTGTTGGTGCCATGTCTGGCCTGGTTTGTGCGGTCTTTATCGTGCTTACCGCCAACATCGTGACGGGGATTATGTTGGGCTTTGCCGTCTTGGTGATTGGCCGTGTGATTTCAGGCGAATTCAAGAAACTCAATATCGGCACGGTGATTATTGCTGTTGCTCTTGTGGCCTTCTATGCCTTGGGTTGGGCCATTTAGGTAAAGAAAATGGTGGGTTTTGACCCACCATTTTTTTAGAGCTCAACACTTAACTTATCATAAGCCCGTTTAGCCTTTTCTCTGGCCTTTTCCACGCTCTCATCTCGAGCCAATACCACACCTAAACGGCGGTGGCCATTGACTTCGCCCTTGCCAAAGAGGCGGATATTGGTGCCAGCCTCTTCCAAGACCTTATCTAAATTGCCAAAACTCACCTGCTTGGATTTCCCCTCAACCACCACAGCCCGGGAGGCTGATGGGCTGATGAGGGCGATTTCAGGAATAGGCAGGCCTAAAATAGCCCGAGCATGGAGGGCGAATTCAGACAGTTCTTGCGAAATCAGGGTTACCATGCCGGTGTCATGCGGGCGTGGGGAGACCTCGTTAAAGATGATTTCATCGCCACAAACAAAGAGTTCCACCCCGAAAATCCCCCTTCCGCCCAGGGCAGTGGTAATCTTTTCGGCCGTTTCTTGGGCTCGCTTGAGGGCCAGATCTGACATTGCCTGGGGCTGCCAGGATTCACGATAATCCCCGTCCACTTGAACGTGGCCGATTGGGGCCAGGAAGGAGGTTCCATGGATATGGCGAACAGTGAGAAGGGTGATTTCATAATCGAACTTGATAAAGCCTTCTACAATCACACGGCCACCACCAGCCCGGCCACCTTCCTGAGAATAATCCCAAGCCTTTTGGATATCGGCTTCTGACTTAACCACACTTTGGCCGTGGCCAGAGGAGGACATAATGGGCTTGACCACGCAAGGGATACCAATCTCTGAAACCGCTTGTTGGAAGGCCTCAAAATTCTCCACAAAGCGATAAGGCGAGGTTTTCAAGCCCAGCTCTTCAGCGGCCAAACGGCGAATGCCCTCACGGTTCATGGTCAGTTGGGTGGCCTTGGCGGTTGGGATGATCGTGTAGCCTTCTGCTTCGAGTTCAACAAGGGTTGCGGTGGCAATGGCTTCCACTTCTGGCACGATAAAATCAGGCTTTTCCTGTTCAACTAGGGCTCTAAGGGCCTGGCCGTCTAACATGGAAATGGTATAGGCCCGGTGGGCGACCTGCTGGGCTGGGGCGTTTTCATAGCGATCAACGGCGATCACTTCCACGCCTAAGCGTTGGAGTTCAATGACGACTTCCTTGCCCAGTTCGCCTGAGCCGAGCATCATTACTTTAGTCGCTTTGGGGGTAAGAGGGGTTCCGAGGGTTATCATGTTTGTTTCCTTTTCTTGTGTTTAA
This window harbors:
- a CDS encoding glutamine--tRNA ligase; this encodes MSDTILHNENEPRANFITHIIDEDLKTGKHNNVYTRFPPEPNGYLHIGHAKSICLNFGIARDYQGLCNLRFDDTNPVKEDVEYVDSIKADVEWLGFKWEGEPRYASDYFDQLYAYAIELIEKGLAYVDELSPDQIREYRGTLTEPGKNSPYRDRSVEENLALFEKMKNGEFEEGKACLRAKIDMASPFIVMRDPVIYRIKFASHHQTGDKWCIYPMYDFTHCISDAIERITHSLCTLEFQDNRRLYDWVLENISIERPLPHQYEFSRLNLEGTLTSKRKLLKLVQDGIVDGWNDPRMPTISGLRRRGYTPASLREFCRRIGVTKQDNVVEYSALEACIREDLNENAPRAMAVINPVKVVIENFEGEELLTAPNHPNRPELGDRQLPFTKELYIDEADFREEANKHYKRLVLGKEVRLRNAYVIKAERVEKDASGKITTIFCSYDPETLGKNPADGRKVKGVIHWVSASNNQPAEFRLYERLFTVANPGGAENMEEVLNPTSLVVKQGFAEASLVSAQAEQGYQFEREGYFCLDSKDGSADRLVFNLTVSLKESVAF
- a CDS encoding transglycosylase, with the protein product MGWIAAIIVGALIGWIAEKVMKSDMGLLMNIIIGIVGSSLGRWVFGDLLGIGSAQAAGAFTFSGLLFGVLGASLLIYILRFLKIRN
- a CDS encoding lysine--tRNA ligase encodes the protein MSEQENQEIDLNGEMLARREKLAELRRRGNAFPNTFRREHKAADLHAQYDSLDGEALKEQEIPAVVAGRIMLRRAMGKATFITIQDVSGQIQLYVARDSLPEGEYANTVAMLDLGDIIGVKGTLFKTKTGELTVRASELQILTKALRPLPDKHKGLTDQETRYRQRYLDLIANEESRRAFIIRSKVVSGIRQFFLDKDFIEVETPMLQVIPGGAAAKPFVTHHNALDVDMYLRIAPELYLKRLTVGGFERVFELNRNFRNEGVSVRHNPEFTMIEYYQAYATYHDLMDNTEELLRKLAIDILGTTTVPYGEYVFDFGKPFERITMHDAVVKYGKGIKREDLDNFDKAVEIAKGLGIEIQKSWGLGSVVNAIFEEVAEHQLIQPTFLMAHPAEISPLARRNDENPEVTDRFELFIGGREIGNGFSELNDAEDQAERFQAQVAAKEAGDDEAMFYDDDYIVALEHGLPPTAGEGLGIDRLAMIYANAPSIRDVILFPAMRQK
- a CDS encoding iron ABC transporter substrate-binding protein is translated as MRLKTLAIAISSLFLASQVNAADFSKETEAYKQFVIAQIDNLVTDTEKFVGYLKQGDVQKAKQIYPLARMYFERSEPIAESFGDLDPRIDARLADLAEEGKTEKDWSGFHKIEKVLWEQNTTKGTEATADQLLKDVKELRAKIPTAEVTPELMITGAVDLLNEVSTSKVTGEEEIFSKTDLYDFKANIEGAEKIFEIFRPAVEAKNKDLAKDIESKFAAVNMLLDKHNQAKGSFDYVGYDKLSEADIKALAEAVNKLGEPLAQMGVILE
- a CDS encoding peroxidase, with translation MSTHHANERRDFLKQATFLGAGLMAGTSALALEPRPAPKIHNAFPFFGQHQQGIATPAQKHIYFMVLDLHTQELAPIQQMFKTWTHYAAQLTSGKNVKEYSKNAYVPPADTGEADGLNPYNLTLTFGVSSSFFDKLQLNQYKPKELADLPHFPRDQLQANYTGGDICIQACADDPQVAFHAVRNLVRVARSHITMKWSQMGFNSFEGSDTPRNLFGFKDGTANSTKQEDLDATVWVDSPDWLRGGSYLAVRRIKTFLETWDRTNLFSQEETFGRHRDTGAPIGSHKEFDPVDIHKKNDKGEPLIPEPSHVHLAKKAGVPILRRSFSYASGVDDKGQFDAGLLFISFQKDPAQFIKIQNTFGNIDKLNEYITHIGSGLFACFAGVKDEQDYLGRALFEAVQAG
- a CDS encoding iron permease — encoded protein: MPKIIFLILAFFSSTLAFAKVDTSPLFVHLSDAMAAVKRQDAEAAKPYLQALEQGFIALPDHTSAAGKQVESSLAQSLTSPNLANFEQLSKALYAFEKEQNPVDYTQKRQTFAKRVMPVYQKLQQAVQNQELSAIQAEYKRFNTTWTINEKVVRETSLGHYGQIETAITLLRIAMLSEPANFPDMAKQAEVLGQALADFKAGKVLQPQQSTVANAPQTLPEGIALLEKSYRHFEQDQLEEGRADITLFIQQWAIFEGEVRTRDGGLYTRVESDLPLIMVKGNEPSNLARFQGLISDLNRLDLAGAYGVVDAMLILLREGIEALLIIMALLTALKAAQQPKAKRWVYAGAGLGLFASLLGAIALQQFFPALSAGTSREILEGVVGIVAVVMMLFVGAWLHSKSSLLGWKRFIDKQVAQALATGSLVSMLTLSFLSVFREGAETILFYAGMMPLISLEDLLLGIGLALVLLGLIALLIKQTAQWLPLHHLFKAMTALIYLLGFKILGVSVHALQLTNVFPTSLVEGLPNLPLIGFYANWQGIGAQVVYLILIPVVARMFRK
- a CDS encoding transposase, translated to MVFIDSSTKKVVYHQIVKTEKDIYYKKAMNRLRERNYIIQSVTCDGRRGLLKDLFNTPTQMCQFHLVAIVMRALRKKHQSHAGRELKSIIKTLKTSSKNEFYLKIYEWKRKHQEFLSERSDKPNEKGKYPYKHRSVRSAAASIKRYYEYIFTYEKYPELNIEKTTNRIEGLFKELKDKLRPHSGLTRKHKILFIQDFLNKKSW